Sequence from the Coxiella endosymbiont of Amblyomma sculptum genome:
AAAAAATGCGGTATGACTCGAATTTTCACAAGTGGGGGAGTAGCAATTCCTGTTACTGTAGTTGAAGCGGTGCCCATTCGAATTGCTCAAATAAAAACGATAAAAACTGACGGTTACTGCGCTGTACAAGTGGCTTATGGCCATAAGCCTTCTGTTCGTGTCAACAAAGCAATGGCAGGGCACTACGCAAAAAGTGGGGTTTCGGGAGAGTCGACGCATGAATTTCGTGTAGACGCCAACGTATTGGTTGGCATCAAGATTGGCGATAAAATTGGGGTTGGTGTTTTTAAAGAAGGACAAACCGTTGATGTACGAGGTTTGACTCGCGGTAAAGGTTTCTCCGGTACAATAAAAAGGCATAATTTTAGAACTCAGGACGCCACTCACGGAAATTCGTTGTCCCATCGTGCGCTAGGTTCTACGGGGCAATGCCAAACACCAGGGCGTGTATGGAAAGGAAAAAAAATGTCGGGCCATATGGGAAATGTTTATCGTACTGTACAGAACCAAGTGCTTGTCAAAATAGATTCAGAACGACATCTCCTTTTAATTAAAGGAGCTCTGCCGGGCGCTCCTGGTAGTAAAATGGTCATCTTGGAATCGGTTAAAATGAGGAGATAAATGGAACTTCCAGTGTTTTCTTTCAACGGAGAATCCCACAAAGTGTCTGTAGCGGATGCTGTATTTGGAGCAGAATACAAGGAGGGCGTAGTACATCAAGTGGTTACTGCTTATTTGTCCGGTGCGCGATCGGGCACCAAAGCGCAAAAGACGCGAAGCGAAGTTCGCGGTGGAGGGTCTAAACCTTGGAGACAAAAAGGAACCGGTCGATCTCGGGCGGGTAGCATTCGTAGTCCTCTGTGGAGAGGAGGAGGGTTGGCTTTTGCGGCGACTCCTCGTGATTTTTCGCAAAAGGTGAATCGAAAGATGTATCGTCGGGCTGTAGTTTCTATTATTTCCGAATTGATTCGGCAAGAACGTTTTGTAGTAGTAGACATCTTAGAACTAACAAAACCGAAAACTCGTGAGTTGAAAGAATTTTTAAAAAAATCAAATGTGGAAAAAGTTCTCATCGTTCTTGGCAAGAAGGATCGCAACGTAGAGTTGGCTGCACGGAATATGTTCAACGTTACGACTACGAACATCATGCGAGTGGATCCGGTTAGTCTTGTTTCTGCGGAAAATGTGTTAATTACGATAGACGCTTTAAAGAAGCTTGAGGAAAAATTGTTGTGAATCAAGTACAGTCATTAGAAATCCTTAGGGCCCCCCACATATCGGAAAAAAGCACTTTGGTTGTAGGTCAATACACATTCGAAGTGTCTTCTGATGCAACAAAATCAAAAATCAGATCCGCTATAGAAAGCCAATTTGGTGTTACCGTTGAATCGGTACGTGTTTGCAATGTTAAGGGAAAAGCCACGCGATTTCGACAGGTACGGGGTCGTCGTAGAAATTGGAAAAAAGCTTATATTACTTTGGCTTCGGGCGAAGAAATTGATATTGCTTCTGGAAGTAAGAATTTCACTAGAGGCACTAGAGTGGATAAGAAAAGAGTAAAGAGTGGATAAAAAATGACTTTGATAAAAACAAAACCTACTTCGTCCGGAAGGCGGTTTGTCGTTAGAGTTGTGGACTCTAGTCTGTACAAAGGAAGTCCCTATACACCTTTATTAGCGGGCAAAAAACGCACTAGCTGTCGTAACAACAAAGGGCGTATTACTGTTCGTCACCGAGGTGGTGGACACAAGCGCCGTTACCGAATTATCGACTTCAAGTACGATAAGGAAGGTAGAGGCGTTGTGGAACGATTAGAGTACGATCCAAATCGCAGTGCTCGAATCGCTCTGGTTTTGTTTCCGGATGGAGAACGACGTTATATTGTAGCCCCTAAAGGGTTGCAAAAAGGTTCTCAAATCGCTTCAGGAAAAAACGCTCCAGTTAAAATTGGAAATTGTTTGCCGTTGTATAGTATTCCCTTAGGAACTACGATTTATAATCTCGAATTAAAGCCGGGAAAGGGTGCGCAGCTTGTTCGAAGTGCAGGTACTTCTGCGCAGTTGACAGCAAGAGAAGGAAGGTATGCTGTTGTTCGCATGCGTTCGGGTGAAGTGCGGAAAATTCCAGTTGATTGTCGCGCCTGTATTGGAGAAGTGTCTAATTCAGAGCACAATCTGCGTTCGCTGGGTAAGGCTGGCGCCAAACGTTGGCGCGGTCGGAGGCCTACTGTTCGCGGTGTAGCTATGAATCCGGTCGACCATCCCCACGGAGGAGGCGAGGGCAAAACTTCAGGAGGGAGACATCCGGTTTCCCCCACCGGGAAACCAACCAAGGGATACAGAACACGCCGTAACAAACGTACCGCTAATTTGATTGTTTGTGATCGGCGTAAGAACTAAACAAGAAAAAAGGATGCCTAAAAATGCCAAGATCAACAACCAAAGGCCCGTTCGTAGGGTATCGGCTTTTAAAAAAGATGAGGCGGGCGCAAAAAGAAGACATTAAGCGACCTGTCAAAACTTGGTCTCGATGTTCCATGATAATCCCCGAGATGGTAGGACTGACTATTTCGGTCCACAACGGGCGAAAACATGTACCGATTTACATTTCGGAGAATATGGTAGGACATAAATTGGGAGAGTTTTCCCCAACCCGTACCTTTAGAGTGCATTCGGGAGATCGAAAGACAAAGAAAGAGGATTGATGAAGAAGAAATGAAGAAAGGAAAATATAGTGGAAGTTAGCGCAAGATTAAAATATGCGCGCATTTCGGCTCAAAAAGTGAGACTTGTGGCCAATCAGATTCGGGGTTTTTCTGCTGAGAAAGCGATCCGTCTTCTGCAGTTTAGTAATAAAAAAGCCGCGTCCGTTGTACGAAAAGTTTTGAATTCAGCTATTGCCAATGCCGAACACAACCAAGGTGTTGTTGATGCGGGTGAATTAAGCATATCAACATTGATGGTTGATGAAGGACCTGTGGCGAAACGGTTTCGCGCTCGAGCGCGTGGTCGTACCAATCAAATTTCGAAGCGCACTTGCCACATTACTGTTAGAATATCAGATTTCCAGACAGAGGAGAAAACGAGTAGTGGGTCAAAAAGTTAATCCTATAGGCATGCGGCTTGGCATTGTAAAAGATTGGACATCCAACTGGTATGCGGATACAAAGAGTTTTCCTGATCGTTTAAATGACGATTTGCGGGTGCGTCAGTTGCTGGAGAGTCGTTTGAAAGGAGCGTCTGTTAGTCGCATTCAGATCGAACGACCGGCTCGTAATGCCAAAATTTCGATTTATTCTGCACGTCCGGGTGTAATTATTGGAAAAAAGGGCGAGGAAATTGAAGCGTTGCGTTTAGAAATATCAAAAATGATGAAAGTTCCTGTACACATCACCATTGAAGAGATTCGGAAACCCGAATTGGATGCAAAGCTGGTGGCGGAAAATATTGTCCAACAATTGGAGCGTCGCGTTGCATTTCGAAGAATCATGAAACGTTCTGTGCAAAATACTCTACGTCAAGGCGCCTTAGGAGTCAAAATAAGTGTCAGTGGACGTTTGAGCGGATCCGAAATCGCCCGTACCGAATGGTATCGAGAAGGTCGTGTTCCTTTGCATACGTTTCGTGCTGATATTGATTATGCGATGGCTGTGGCAAAAACTACTTACGGAACGATTGGGGTAAAGGTGTGGATTTTTAAAGGAGAAACGCACGTGTTGAAAAATTCTTCGTTGTCGTCAGTGGAGGAATCTTCATAGCCATAGCGCAGAAGGATTGATGAAACATGTTGCAACCGAGTAATAGAAAGTATCGTAAGGATTTTAAAGGTCGGAATCGGGGAATGGCGTGCCGCGGAAATCGAATTAGTTTTGGAGAATTTGGTCTTAAAGCTGCGCAGCACGCTAGGATTACTGCGCGCCAACTAGAGGCCGCTCGCCGTGCTCTTTCGAAACACGTGAAGCGTAGTGGAAAAATCATTATTCGTATCTTTCCAGACAAACCGATTACAAAAAAACCTTTGGAGGTACGACAGGGTAAAGGTAAGGGAAATGTCGAATATTGGGTAGCACTTGTACAACCTGGCCGAATGATTTTTGAAATCGAGGGAATTGAAGAAACGCTTGCTCGAGAAGCTTTTGTGCGAGCGGCGGCTAAATTACCTGTAAGATGTATATTTTCCAGACGTATGATAGTATAGTAGTGATGAAGACCGAAAGATTTTGTGAAAAATCGGAATCCGAACTCAAAAAAGAATTGGTCAGTTTGCTAAAGGAACAATTTAGTTTTCGTATGCAAATGGGTGTGAGAGAAAAAACAGTCCGACCGCACCTCTGTAAACGCATACGTCGTAGTGTTGCTCGCACTAAAACCTTTTTAAGAGAAAAAAGAGGTCGTGGCGGTGGATGACAATAAAAAAAAATCTCGTGTTGTGGCGGGAACCGTCATCAGCAACAGTATGCGCGACACAATCGTTGTGTTGGTAGCTTGGCGGTCGAGGCACCTCAAATACGGAAAATTTATTAGGCGTTTTACAAAATTGTATGTACACGATCAGGGAAACAAATGCCAAAAAGGCGATATTGCAGTTGTTTATGCAACGCGTCCTATTTCGAAGACAAAGAAGTGGATTTTGGAGAAGATTACAAAAAAAGCCAAAAAATAGCAGGTTGGGAGAAGAGGCTGTATGATTCAAGCGCAATCGGGTGTTGATGTAGCAGACAACAGTGGAGCTAAGCGTGCGGTGTGCATTAAAGTTTTAGGAGGTTCTAAACGCCGGTATGCAAACATCGGCGATATTATAAAAGTAAGTATTAAAGAAGCGATGCCAAGAGGAAAAGTGGAAAAAGGAGATGTGGTAAACGCTGTAGTGGTACGAACGCGTAAGGGTATTCGAAGAGTTGACGGATCGACGATTCGTTTTGATGGAAACGCAGTGGTTTTGCTGAGCAATCAGTCGCAGCCAATAGGCACTCGGATTTTTGGTCCGGTGACTCGTGAACTACGGACCCGCAATTTTATGAAAATTATTTCATTAGCTTTGGAAGTACTATAGAGTGTTTTATGGAGCGTTCTAGTCGTTCTAGTATTGTAGAGTAGAATTATAGAAGGGAAGATATGGCGACAAAAAAAATTAGAAAAAGCGATATTGTTGTAGTGGTTACAGGAGAGGATAAACGTTGCCAAGGAAAGGTTCTGAAAATTTCTTCTGACGGGAAAGTTTTGATCGAAGGTGTACATTTGGTCAAAAAACATGTGAAACCCAATCCTAATAAAAACGAGCAGGGTGGAGTATTGGAACGGGAATCAGGAATTCATATTTCAAATGTCGCCGTTTATAACCCCGCCGCTAAAAAACCAGATTGGGTAAAAATTAAAATTCTGGATGATGGAACTAAGATTCGAGTGTTTGCGTCAAACAGAGAAAGGATTGATGTGTAGATTATAGAAGAATAGAATATGCAAGAGTTTCAGGAACTTTATAGAAAGAAAATTGTGCCGGACTTACAAAAAGAGTTTGGTTTTAAGTCCGTAATGTCTGTACCGCGTATTGAAAAAATTACCCTAAATATGGGTGTCGGCGGAGCTGTTTCCGACAAAAAAGCAATTGAACGCGCTGTAGACGATATGACGAGGATTGCGGGTCAGAAACCTGTTGTTACCTGTGCGCGCAAATCGGAAGCCGGTTTCAAAATCCGTACCGGATGGCCTGTTGGTTGTAAAGTGACTCTGCGTCGAAGACGTATGTATACTTTTTTGCAACGATTAATTGCAATTGCGATACCGCGTATTCGAGATTTTCGAGGTTTTAGTATTTCGTCTTTCGATCAATGGGGTAATTTCAGTTTTGGTATCCGAGAACAAATTGTTTTTCCAGAAGTTCAGTACGATAAAATTGATGCCATTCGCGGACTCGATGTTAGCATTACAACGAGCGTGCGTTTTGGAGAGAAGACACAAGCTCTGTTGTTGTTGAAAAGTTTTGGTTTTCCACTCAAAGACTATTGAAACGGCTAGGTTGTTGTTGAATACAAAAATATTATGGCAAAATTGAGTGTAATCGAGCGCAATGAGAGACGAATTCGGGAATCTCGTAAAGCCCAAAAGAGTCGTTCCGAGTTGAAAAAGATGTTGAAAAAAGGTTCTTTTGAAGAACAAGAACTGGTTTCGTTGAAACTACAAAAAAATCCTCGAAATGAGTCCAAAGTACGAGTTAGACATCGGTGTCGAGAATGCGGACGGCCGTGCGGAACGCTGAAAAAATTTGGATTGTGTCGAATTCACTTAAGAGAAGCTGTAATGCGAGGTGATGTTCCTGGCTTGAAAAAAGCCAGTTGGTAGTTTTATTATGATGCAGGATCCCATTTCTGATACATTGGCGCGTATTCGCAATGCCCAAGCGGCAGCAAAAAGGGAAGTTTCTATGCCTTCTTCAAAATTGAAATTAAGTCTTGTATCGGTGTTGAAGGAAGAAGGGTATATTGCGGATTTTCGCGAAGAAAATAAATTTTCCAAGCGACTGATTGTAATTTTGAAGTATTATAAAGGTAAACCTGTTATTTCAATGTTGAGGCGTGTGAGTAAGCCGTCTCTACGTGTATATAGCGGTAAGAACGAATTGCCTAAGGTGCATGGTGGGCTAGGCGTCGCTGTTATTTCGACTTCGAAAGGTATGATGTCTGACTCTCAAGCACGACATTTAGGAGAAGGTGGAGAAGTGATTTGCTACGTTAGCTGAATTTTTGGAGGGAAGATTTGTGGTAAGTCGTGTGGCAAAACAGCCAATCAAGATTCCGGATGGTGTGGATGTCAAAATTTGGAAACAGCGGATTACAGTACAAGGCGCTCTCGGTAGGATTTCGCGAACAATTCACGACAGAATTGAAGTTGTACTGAACGATGGTGTGCTCCGAGTGTCGATAAAACAGAAAGAACACAGCGTTTATTGTCCAAAGGAATTGAATGCGCTAGCGGGTACGGCTCGTTCTATAGTACAAAATATGGTCCGTGGTGTTTGCGACGGGTTTCGGAAAAAATTGATTATGGTGGGAATTGGCTATCGGGCTAAAGTGCAAGAACAGATCCTAAATCTAACGGTAGGGTTTTCGCATCCGGTGGACGTAAAAATACCGAAAAATGTTGTCGTAGAAACTCCCAGTGCAACCGAGATTGTCGTTAAAGGTCTTGATTGTCATATGG
This genomic interval carries:
- the rpmC gene encoding 50S ribosomal protein L29; translated protein: MKTERFCEKSESELKKELVSLLKEQFSFRMQMGVREKTVRPHLCKRIRRSVARTKTFLREKRGRGGG
- the rplW gene encoding 50S ribosomal protein L23; protein product: MNQVQSLEILRAPHISEKSTLVVGQYTFEVSSDATKSKIRSAIESQFGVTVESVRVCNVKGKATRFRQVRGRRRNWKKAYITLASGEEIDIASGSKNFTRGTRVDKKRVKSG
- the rpsN gene encoding 30S ribosomal protein S14; amino-acid sequence: MAKLSVIERNERRIRESRKAQKSRSELKKMLKKGSFEEQELVSLKLQKNPRNESKVRVRHRCRECGRPCGTLKKFGLCRIHLREAVMRGDVPGLKKASW
- the rplB gene encoding 50S ribosomal protein L2 — encoded protein: MTLIKTKPTSSGRRFVVRVVDSSLYKGSPYTPLLAGKKRTSCRNNKGRITVRHRGGGHKRRYRIIDFKYDKEGRGVVERLEYDPNRSARIALVLFPDGERRYIVAPKGLQKGSQIASGKNAPVKIGNCLPLYSIPLGTTIYNLELKPGKGAQLVRSAGTSAQLTAREGRYAVVRMRSGEVRKIPVDCRACIGEVSNSEHNLRSLGKAGAKRWRGRRPTVRGVAMNPVDHPHGGGEGKTSGGRHPVSPTGKPTKGYRTRRNKRTANLIVCDRRKN
- the rpsH gene encoding 30S ribosomal protein S8; amino-acid sequence: MMQDPISDTLARIRNAQAAAKREVSMPSSKLKLSLVSVLKEEGYIADFREENKFSKRLIVILKYYKGKPVISMLRRVSKPSLRVYSGKNELPKVHGGLGVAVISTSKGMMSDSQARHLGEGGEVICYVS
- the rplV gene encoding 50S ribosomal protein L22; this encodes MEVSARLKYARISAQKVRLVANQIRGFSAEKAIRLLQFSNKKAASVVRKVLNSAIANAEHNQGVVDAGELSISTLMVDEGPVAKRFRARARGRTNQISKRTCHITVRISDFQTEEKTSSGSKS
- the rplN gene encoding 50S ribosomal protein L14; translated protein: MIQAQSGVDVADNSGAKRAVCIKVLGGSKRRYANIGDIIKVSIKEAMPRGKVEKGDVVNAVVVRTRKGIRRVDGSTIRFDGNAVVLLSNQSQPIGTRIFGPVTRELRTRNFMKIISLALEVL
- the rpsQ gene encoding 30S ribosomal protein S17 gives rise to the protein MAVDDNKKKSRVVAGTVISNSMRDTIVVLVAWRSRHLKYGKFIRRFTKLYVHDQGNKCQKGDIAVVYATRPISKTKKWILEKITKKAKK
- the rpsS gene encoding 30S ribosomal protein S19, whose protein sequence is MPRSTTKGPFVGYRLLKKMRRAQKEDIKRPVKTWSRCSMIIPEMVGLTISVHNGRKHVPIYISENMVGHKLGEFSPTRTFRVHSGDRKTKKED
- the rplE gene encoding 50S ribosomal protein L5, producing the protein MQEFQELYRKKIVPDLQKEFGFKSVMSVPRIEKITLNMGVGGAVSDKKAIERAVDDMTRIAGQKPVVTCARKSEAGFKIRTGWPVGCKVTLRRRRMYTFLQRLIAIAIPRIRDFRGFSISSFDQWGNFSFGIREQIVFPEVQYDKIDAIRGLDVSITTSVRFGEKTQALLLLKSFGFPLKDY
- the rplC gene encoding 50S ribosomal protein L3; protein product: MSIGLIGKKCGMTRIFTSGGVAIPVTVVEAVPIRIAQIKTIKTDGYCAVQVAYGHKPSVRVNKAMAGHYAKSGVSGESTHEFRVDANVLVGIKIGDKIGVGVFKEGQTVDVRGLTRGKGFSGTIKRHNFRTQDATHGNSLSHRALGSTGQCQTPGRVWKGKKMSGHMGNVYRTVQNQVLVKIDSERHLLLIKGALPGAPGSKMVILESVKMRR
- the rplD gene encoding 50S ribosomal protein L4, giving the protein MELPVFSFNGESHKVSVADAVFGAEYKEGVVHQVVTAYLSGARSGTKAQKTRSEVRGGGSKPWRQKGTGRSRAGSIRSPLWRGGGLAFAATPRDFSQKVNRKMYRRAVVSIISELIRQERFVVVDILELTKPKTRELKEFLKKSNVEKVLIVLGKKDRNVELAARNMFNVTTTNIMRVDPVSLVSAENVLITIDALKKLEEKLL
- the rplP gene encoding 50S ribosomal protein L16, which produces MLQPSNRKYRKDFKGRNRGMACRGNRISFGEFGLKAAQHARITARQLEAARRALSKHVKRSGKIIIRIFPDKPITKKPLEVRQGKGKGNVEYWVALVQPGRMIFEIEGIEETLAREAFVRAAAKLPVRCIFSRRMIV
- the rpsC gene encoding 30S ribosomal protein S3 → MGQKVNPIGMRLGIVKDWTSNWYADTKSFPDRLNDDLRVRQLLESRLKGASVSRIQIERPARNAKISIYSARPGVIIGKKGEEIEALRLEISKMMKVPVHITIEEIRKPELDAKLVAENIVQQLERRVAFRRIMKRSVQNTLRQGALGVKISVSGRLSGSEIARTEWYREGRVPLHTFRADIDYAMAVAKTTYGTIGVKVWIFKGETHVLKNSSLSSVEESS
- the rplX gene encoding 50S ribosomal protein L24; protein product: MATKKIRKSDIVVVVTGEDKRCQGKVLKISSDGKVLIEGVHLVKKHVKPNPNKNEQGGVLERESGIHISNVAVYNPAAKKPDWVKIKILDDGTKIRVFASNRERIDV
- the rplF gene encoding 50S ribosomal protein L6; the encoded protein is MVSRVAKQPIKIPDGVDVKIWKQRITVQGALGRISRTIHDRIEVVLNDGVLRVSIKQKEHSVYCPKELNALAGTARSIVQNMVRGVCDGFRKKLIMVGIGYRAKVQEQILNLTVGFSHPVDVKIPKNVVVETPSATEIVVKGLDCHMVGQVAAGIRAIRPPEPYKGKGIRYDDERVICRDTKKK